Within the Anguilla rostrata isolate EN2019 chromosome 6, ASM1855537v3, whole genome shotgun sequence genome, the region GGGCTCCtgcgcgcctcctcctcctcctcctccctcccaccgttgtcctcctcctccttggagTGGTGGGGGATTCCctctgtggccccgccccccaccggCTCCCCTTCGGCCTGTTTCCGGGACGACGGCCCCTCCGAGAGCTCGTCCGTCTCTCCCCGGTGCTTgggctccctctcctcttcctcgtcctcctcctttctcttctccGGTCTGTCAAaatccctcctctcctccgctgtCTTCTGCACCCCCTCGGACCCTGGCTCCTCCTCTGGTGACTTCACCTCTGCTGGGATCTCAGCCGGCTCAGTCTCGCCCCCTGTGGGAAAAAGGTGTAAATGTGATGTCACCCCTCTTTTTATCCGGGAAATTCTCCATGGAAACTGATCCCTATAGACGGAATTCTCCCCTGCCAGCCAGAGTGTTTTcctcaacatttatttttttatctagGAAAGGTGGCTATGTCTCATGCCCCGCCTTTATTTTATACTTGCCTTTAGCCACGCCCTTCTCCTACACCAAGACTTAAAACCACCATTATTCCACACCTACCTGAACCTGTTCCctccaaaacccaaaacaatcTAGTGCCCTGTAGTGATTGGATTGGTACACTTCATGAACCACCACATGCAGTCCATTGTATGCTGCAACCATGGACTCTCAGTCAAACTTAATCCATGAATGGCTGAGTCCTGACTCAGACCTATATTGTCTTTACCTTTTAAGTGTATGAttgcaaatatgtgattagaatgttctgaaatgtacattctaatgccgatgtaacaatcactaaaCATTGAAAGCAATGTAGTTCAAGAACtttgaattagaattttgaaaaaaaaaaaacaacacttcaAAGTGTTACATTGTCTTACCACTTTTAACTTGTATGTCATCCACCTCATCTCTGTCGCTCCCATCTTTTTTCTCTGCATCATCCTCTAAGTTGGCTCGTGTCACCTTGTCTTCATTTAAAGAGTTGGAGATGCGTTTGTCAGGCTCCTCTTCCTGCGATTTTCCCTCGTTCACCATACTGTCgtcctcactttctctcttttcagGCATGGCGGCCTTCTCTCCCGGTCTTTCCAGGAAGGCCAACATGGACCGATCTGTGGAGGGGGAGTTATCAGCATAGAGTAACGGAACTGAGAGATTCTGGAAGTAGCACAGTACCACCCTCCagcctccaccccctcctccccccccccccccccccccccccaccacatccATCCCTCCTGCTCCCACAGGAGGTAATCAGCTCCCGCttcacacaaactcaaaaaattctTGCTGAGGTTTTTGCTACCATAAGCATTCAAGAGCATATAGGGTCCTTTGAGGTAAGACTAGATGGTGGTAAACAGAACAGTAAAGTTATTTTAGTGCAGGGTGGAACAGGGAGGAAGGAGTGTGCAGTCAAACTGCGCTCACTGCTTCTATCCATTGGATTCTACACACATTTAATCTCGCTTTGAAACACTCAGTAGAAATGGAAAAGCAGAGATGGTTTACGTCCCCAAGATTTCTGATCccttcaaaatacaaaaagttgGTCGATGACATCATTTTTCCAACCGTGGTTTGGATTCCATTGCAAATCACACACTGATATTCTCGAGCCAAGCCACCAGCTCCACAGATTGGTCCACAGATGGACTTGACAGACAGGAGCTAGGATTCTATCACTATTTCCAACAGGAGTTTtgacactcacacaaacacacacacagacacacacacacacaaccacatatactcacacaaacatacacacatacacccacacacagtcacacacacccactcacacaaacacacacacgcacatacagtcacagtcacatgcactcacacaaacacacgcacacagtcacatataatcacacagacacacatacacacacaaacacacacgcagtcacacagtcacagtcacatacactcacacaaacacaaacacagacatgcagtcacgtaaacacacaaacactttgtAGTCCTACCTGGTGAATCCTTAAGGGCTGTAGATCCCCCAAGCCTGTCTGTCACATCAGCAGCCCCGCCTTCATCCGGATTCAGGGCTCTCTCATTGGCTCCTGACAAAtaggcaaacaaaaaacaaacataagatTTGTAActgaataacacacacacacacatgcgcacacacacacccacacacacacacatacacacacacactttatcaTTGTTCAGGCATTTGTTATCTTTCCTGCTAAGTTCATCTATTGAGTCCCATATATCCAAAACAGCTAAAAAGCTCCATGGATTTCTATCGATTCATACACTAAGAAAGAATGTTGCTGCCTTTCAGAGAGAATGACccccgttcacacacacacacacacgcatgcagggtataggcacacacaaatgtgtaatACCTGACAAGTATATATCAAAATTACCTGTTTAACCTTATGAAAACCTCAAGAAAAATGCAATTGGACCTCTGATATaccatacatgcaaacacacagatacacacaatgGCATCTGCGCACACACCAATATATGCAATGATAGATACAGTAAAGAAGAAATCTCAGTTTGGGAATTCCTGCACACAAAACTTCAGTCAACACAAAATAAGAGACCACtgacagagaaaacaaagacattttaccTGAAAGTCAGTTTAAAATCATGAACAACCATACATCAGTGATATTGTTGAGCATACATTAAAGCCTTAATATTAAAACCTTAATTGTCTTCAGTGTGTACAATGACTGAGACAGTTCAGAGGATTTGCATCTTTATCCTGTACCTAATTAACAGGTATCAACTGATGACATACTGGATTGAAGCCACACCTTCCTTTTTGTCCTCCCTTCATTTTGCCATGACTTTTCCCTACTGAAAACTATTTATTAGTGTACCgcttcaacaaaaaaatgtgtcttctgCCCTTCTGAAGTTGTACACAATTGTACTCAAAATTCACAGaatcatcacacacagcacacaatatcatcacacacagcaaaagggttaaaggtcaaaagTTAGAAGTTAGGCCCTCACCTTGTAAGGCAATCTCTTGCAGCTCCTTGAGGAAGTTCTGCCTCCGGAGTATGGAGATGAGTCTAGTGTCTGAAaaacgcacacattcacaaacacacacgcatgtaaacacacagacatgtatagacataggcacacacacacacacacatatacacaaatatatatagaaatacacatgtatacacacacaaacatgtatagacattgacacacacacatgcacacgcacacacacacatatacacaaatatatgtagaaatacacatgtatacacacaaaaatatgtatagacattaacacacacacacacatattcacaaatttatttagacatacgcatgcacacaaaaacatgcgTAGACAttgagacacacgcacacacacacacacacatacatacacaagttTATGTagacatacacacgtacacatacaaaGACATGTATAGACAttagcacacacagacacacacagacacacacacacacacacacacagaactatTATCACGCTGCCTAACAAAAGCTCCACGGGGCTCATTTCTCATGGACTGTCATTCGCGGTGCACTCAGCACTTCGGCTCGCTCTCTCAGAGTTAATTGCCCCGAAATTTACAGCGAGCTGCCGACGGCTCGAACGCCGCTCGGCCAATTAATCAGCGGGGATCGGCGGAGCGGGTAGCGCCCTAGCGCCCCGCCCTTTCCTTTCTGCTGACCCGGTGAGAGCACATCTTCCGGGCTTCCGTCCTCCCGCTGCCAACCACCAAACTGCTTGCACAGGCCTTTTTTCtgcgcccccacccctcccctcccattccctcccccctcccccccacccacccaccccatctctctctctctctctctccccttccctctcctaccctccctctccctccgcctGTCCTCCTTCTCCTTTACCTCATGCTCACTTTTCTTTCCGAACGGTGGTAAATTTCCGGCTTGCCAGCCCAGCTTCTCTAACAAAGCCTGCCTACAAAGGCATTGATTTTTCTTTCGAAGCGAGCACATGGCAGAGTAAAAGGGAGGATGATTTAATAGTCCCCCAGTCCAATTCTTTTACCTCCAGGCCCCTTTGACTCCTCGTGCCGCAAGGATGTTAATTGCCTTAATATATTAGCTTTACAGCACAGTAAATACAGGCGGGAGCATCAAACAATTAAGAGCACCAAGAGCCGAGTAAATCTCTACATGCGTGGAATGGGTGACAGTGAAGTACAGTGGTCGGAGAACTGGACTTGTGTAACTGAAAGGCCACAGGTTTTCTTCCAATGTGTCGTTCCTATGAGCACTTAAACTAAATTGCCTCAATAAATATCCCACTGTATACATGGATTGTGCGTGAACTCTAAGCTGTATAAGTCACTCAAGGTAAAGGATGCCTGCTAAAGGCCTAGCTAACATCCATCACATGACATTCAGGGCACCATTCAATTTAAggcaatacatttaatttaatcagaTCTTCgcatttaattataaatgtgaTGTTGTGGATGGGTGAGGGTGAGACATTGCTCCAGGGAGTGTTGCACCCCTACCTGTCCTGAGCGAGTCCAAGCAGCCCTGGCTGACTGGGATAGGGTTAGGCTTGGACAGCGCATCTGCAATCACCTCCACTATGCACTTCATCACCTGCGGGAACAGACCACAGAGATAGAAGTGGGGTACAACAGCACAAGCCCCATAACccttcccaccccaccccaccccaccccactccccctcccccacttcccCAAACACAATCAGAATGCAAACCAAATATTTGCATCAATGTGCAGAGCATACCAATGATTATGAATTCCATTTATGTAATTCCTTTCGCAAACCTCTAAGCCCTTTACAGTTAAGGATGTGAAGTGAAGGTGGCCACTATAATATCAGAGGCATACATACTGTTACATTCATAATATTTTGCAGATGCCGGAAAATGAAgtaacaccaaaaaaaaaactaaatgaatacCCGTGCCCATACGTCTTTCTACACTGAAATATTCccataaatgttctctcccaaATGTCCTGCATTTGCAGTGAGTGGGTACTTGTGCTTTTCAGGCATCAATCGCCACCAATGCGTAAAATGTGGGCTGTGATCTGGGATGCCTGAGCTCAAATAGAAAAATGGGTAGGTTCAGTATACTCCACCCCACCATTGCCAGCTTCCACAGGCAATGTCtacataaatggtaaatggactgcatttatatagcgcttttatccaaagcgctttacaattgatgcctctcattcgccagagcagttaggggttaggtgtcttgctcgaggacacttcgacacgcccagggcggggtacAGACATAGACAGTATCACACGACCATGTCTCAGCTATTCCTGTCGGTTTGGCCATGGATCTCtgtttccatccatccattatttacatCTGCTTATTTCAGGGTCGCggggttgctggagcctatcccagcgtgcattgggtgagagacaggaatacacccaggacaggttgccaatctatcgcagggagGCGCTTTACTTTCCACAACAAATTCAGGACAAAGCACATTCCAAAAGgaggatggaaaaaaaacttgtttgaaGTCGATGTTaatagtgacatcacagaaggtCGCCAgggaaaatatcaaaatactggattgtgttctttttatttgtccGCTGTACCAATGGTTTTTGGTATGTGACATGCAGCAGGCAACATGGCCTGAAGATATGCCCAAAGATGGATTATGCAGAGAGAAAACTGAATGAGAGTTGAGTCCACGGCTGGCCCTGAGTGGGGGGGAAATGAGACAGCCACGTACTGTACACTCCCCTGTGTTTGAGCCATTATTCAAACCAAACCCCTCTGTTGTCTTTCATTTCTCTTCCGAATATTACTGTCCTTCGGTACATTCATCATTTCCTATTCAGACTTTTCAGAATGTAAATGCGTTGAGTGGAGGGTTGTCCTGTGCCGAATTTACAGTGCTTTGCTGTTCTGCTGACCTGAAGACGTTTTTAtagttttcactttttttaccAGTACGGACCGTAGATTGCAAACATTCTTGAACCCATATTGAGATCGATGGCACGTCTGACTCAATATCGCGTCATCATTCGTCATCTGTGTGCTCTTCATGAAATGACCTTCAACGGGAAATCTAGACCCAGAGTATATCTGGCACAGGGATCAAAAACCGTATCTGGAAATCCTCCTCCGTCCTCAATAACCGTTACAATACCTGTTCGTTGTATATTCTGCTGGTCGGGTTCCAAATATTGCAGCCAACATTTACACCCTCGGGAAAAGTATCCAGAAATGACTAATGTTCTGTGCTGTTACACTATATTGAAAAATGTCTTCACAGTCTATTCCCATCTGCCAACAGCTTCATATTTGCTGAGCCTTAGCCTCAATGTTAGCTTCGCCCCCGGACCTCTATTTC harbors:
- the LOC135257140 gene encoding chromogranin-A-like; this translates as MITRGCLFLALMVNYVLSLPVSSHHTENQDVKVMKCIVEVIADALSKPNPIPVSQGCLDSLRTDTRLISILRRQNFLKELQEIALQGANERALNPDEGGAADVTDRLGGSTALKDSPDRSMLAFLERPGEKAAMPEKRESEDDSMVNEGKSQEEEPDKRISNSLNEDKVTRANLEDDAEKKDGSDRDEVDDIQVKSGGETEPAEIPAEVKSPEEEPGSEGVQKTAEERRDFDRPEKRKEEDEEEEREPKHRGETDELSEGPSSRKQAEGEPVGGGATEGIPHHSKEEEDNGGREEEEEEARRSPEALELQMMARRETEEGSANRRTEDHEVESLAAIESELESMAQKLHELRRG